The Kluyveromyces lactis strain NRRL Y-1140 chromosome B complete sequence genome contains a region encoding:
- the TCM62 gene encoding Tcm62p (similar to uniprot|P38228 Saccharomyces cerevisiae YBR044C TCM62 mitochondrial protein (putative) chaperone) yields MNLHRSRVTVGHCEPAVTRAVLKYSNFWDSGSWVSHSTLRGGKMIRFCRSIKTLHTPTHFTDATVRSNLMSKVKLLDEILSRISYDRSVLYTPKYKRIPQLVTAKDTVRMGTLVRNFIDNITMDQAYDVSKQLDPKEKLGKVGLELFLECNKNHITPLSTHLAVMMLDTYNRYSNEVGFLEMMLEELRDAQSYLMENRFMIEKNEDIDMLIDKLAFTQQDATTMKNVMDQLNYELPSDDIVRVVRGNTMEDTIDLSKGWKYRAGVLDTNEPYLRSLQIDKKKLVTVSESSLVLIFDGTLRDADKIQPSLHYATKQKQSLLLIVNGDVTGDALAAITINNNKNNRNGNPSKTIILKYFDKDHDNISLQENYDLVKFCQLPQGLGSIYSPKFSEYVPSSASANLFFGSMEAIKATTGECFLYNPSAALDDEIKNRSLQTTLTLNVGGQSEFEIDQRRASLDNILNNTMCHGLAEGFVPSHGIALAKAASYLSQQPLKDDSLMAKTVRAELIETLTLPMDQALQNKFGSNRFSRAKLVSDTMNVRSFQNAYLPGYKKEVNALTTGNIEPWNKLNHTLDNVAGFAKLITSCNTYVTRIFDKPKRE; encoded by the coding sequence ATGAACCTTCACAGAAGTAGAGTCACAGTAGGGCACTGTGAACCTGCCGTTACTCGAGCAGTTCTGAAGTATAGCAACTTTTGGGATTCAGGATCGTGGGTAAGCCATAGTACGTTGAGAGGTGGAAAGATGATACGATTTTGCAGGTCAATTAAGACATTGCATACTCCTACTCACTTTACCGATGCCACTGTTCGGTCTAATTTGATGAGTAAGGTCAAGTTGTTAGACGAAATCTTGAGTCGTATTAGCTATGATAGAAGCGTACTATACACCCCAAAGTATAAAAGAATACCGCAGTTGGTTACGGCTAAAGATACAGTGCGTATGGGTACTTTGGTTCGTAACTTCATTGATAATATCACGATGGATCAAGCCTATGATGTGAGTAAACAATTGGATCCTAAGGAAAAATTAGGGAAAGTTGGTTTAGAGCTGTTCCTCGAATGCAATAAAAACCATATTACTCCGTTGAGTACCCACTTAGCTGTAATGATGTTGGATACGTATAATCGATATTCCAATGAGGTCGGATTTTTGGAAATGATGCTAGAAGAATTGAGAGATGCACAGTCTTATTTAATGGAAAATAGGTTCATGatcgaaaagaatgaaGATATAGACATGCTAATAGATAAGCTAGCATTTACACAGCAAGATGCCACCACTATGAAAAATGTGATGGATCAGTTGAACTACGAGTTGCCCTCAGATGACATTGTTAGAGTCGTTAGAGGTAACACAATGGAGGACACTATTGATCTATCCAAGGGGTGGAAATATCGAGCTGGTGTGCTTGATACTAATGAACCATATCTGAGGTCGTTGCAAATTgataagaagaagttgGTTACCGTCTCAGAATCAAGCTTAGTGCTAATATTTGATGGTACTTTACGGGACGCTGATAAAATCCAACCTTCGCTTCATTACGCCACCAAACAGAAGCAATCGTTATTGTTGATTGTTAATGGAGATGTTACTGGAGATGCACTCGCTGCTATCACcatcaataacaataaGAATAACCGCAATGGTAATCCATCTAAGACGATTATATTGAAGTATTTCGACAAAGATCATGATAACATTTCATTACAAGAAAACTACGATCTTGTCAAATTCTGTCAGCTACCTCAAGGATTAGGCTCCATATATTCGCCGAAATTCAGTGAATACGTTCCAAGTTCCGCATCTGCGAATCTATTTTTTGGTTCCATGGAGGCCATCAAGGCCACCACAGGCGAATGCTTTCTTTACAACCCTAGTGCTGCTCTTGATGACGAAATTAAGAACAGGTCATTACAGACAACTCTTACCCTTAACGTTGGTGGACAGTCGGAGTTTGAAATAGATCAAAGACGTGCATCGCTAGACAATATCTTGAATAACACAATGTGTCATGGGTTAGCAGAAGGTTTTGTTCCCAGTCACGGAATAGCATTGGCCAAGGCAGCTAGTTATCTTTCGCAACAACCCTTGAAAGACGATTCCTTGATGGCTAAGACTGTACGTGCCGAACTTATCGAAACACTAACATTACCAATGGATCAAGCACTTCAAAATAAGTTTGGTTCGAATAGATTCTCAAGAGCTAAGCTGGTCTCTGATACCATGAATGTCAGATCTTTTCAGAATGCATACTTACCAGGATATAAAAAAGAGGTGAATGCTCTCACTACGGGGAACATTGAACCTTGGAATAAACTAAATCACACCCTAGACAATGTCGCTGGTTTTGCCAAATTAATCACCAGTTGCAATACATATGTTACGAGGATATTTGATAAACCTAAAAGGGAATGA
- the GCV1 gene encoding glycine decarboxylase subunit T (similar to YDR019C, uniprot|P48015 Saccharomyces cerevisiae YDR019C (GCV1)) gives MLQFRRFNSSSPGSAALKKTALYDLHVSLGGTMVPFAGYSMPVLYKGATHIESHQWTREHAGLFDVSHMLQSTLKGPKSIEFLHKVTPTDFKALEPKNGTLSVLLNENGGIVDDTLITKINDEEFYIVTNAGCIERDTEFLKDELSKISEGVSWETLKDRSLLALQGPQARYALAKLVKHGDLKTLYFGQRDDFELTENISAQVARSGYTGEDGFEISVLNKDAALLAQLLLDQPEVKPIGLAARDSLRLEAGMCLYGHELSESITPVEAALNWVISKSRRDGSLGKFNGFDNIIAQIKDKSYDKVRVGFKYQGKGPAARQDTPILNDSDEQVGVVTSGSASPSLDGINIGQAYVKKGLHKKGTQLKVQVRKKTYPIEIVKMPLVPTHYYRPE, from the coding sequence ATGTTACAGTTCAGAAGATTTAACAGTTCCAGCCCGGGATCTgctgctttgaagaagactGCATTGTATGACTTACATGTGTCACTAGGGGGTACTATGGTCCCTTTTGCCGGTTACAGCATGCCAGTATTATACAAGGGTGCTACCCATATCGAATCTCACCAATGGACCAGAGAACATGCTGGCTTGTTCGATGTTTCCCATATGTTGCAAAGTACTTTAAAGGGGCCAAAATCGATCGAGTTCTTACACAAAGTGACACCAACAGATTTCAAAGCTTTGGAACCTAAAAACGGTACGCTATCCGTTCTATTGAATGAAAACGGTGgtattgttgatgatacTTTAATAACTAAAATCAATGACGAAGAGTTCTACATTGTGACGAACGCAGGTTGCATTGAAAGAGATACGGAATTCCTGAAAGACGAATTGAGTAAAATATCTGAAGGTGTATCATGGGAAACTCTCAAGGATAGATCATTGTTAGCGTTGCAAGGTCCACAAGCTCGTTATGCGTTGGCCAAGTTAGTGAAGCATGGTGACTTGAAGACTCTATACTTTGGACAAAGGGATGATTTCGAATTAACGGAGAATATATCAGCACAGGTTGCTAGATCTGGATACACAGGTGAAGATGGGTTTGAAATAAGTGTATTGAATAAGGATGCCGCATTATTAGCCCAGCTGTTGTTAGATCAGCCAGAGGTGAAACCTATCGGTTTAGCTGCAAGAGACAGTTTAAGACTAGAGGCAGGAATGTGTCTCTATGGTCACGAATTGAGCGAATCCATAACACCAGTGGAGGCAGCATTGAACTGGGTCATTAGCAAGTCAAGACGTGATGGTTCCTTGGGGAAATTCAACGGATTTGACAATATCATCGCTCAGATCAAGGATAAATCATATGACAAAGTCAGAGTTGGTTTCAAATATCAAGGTAAGGGACCAGCTGCCAGACAAGACACCCCAATTCTAAACGATTCAGATGAACAAGTTGGTGTTGTCACCTCGGGAAGTGCATCCCCTTCCTTAGACGGTATCAACATTGGACAAGCCTATGTGAAAAAGGGTCTTCACAAGAAGGGTACTCAACTAAAAGTTCAAGTGAGAAAGAAGACTTACCCAATTGAGATCGTCAAGATGCCATTGGTGCCCACACATTACTACCGTCCAGAGTAA
- the SAM3 gene encoding bifunctional polyamine/amino acid permease SAM3 (similar to uniprot|Q7LGU1 Saccharomyces cerevisiae YPL274W SAM3 High-affinity S-adenosylmethionine permease, required for utilization of S-adenosylmethionine as a sulfur source; has similarity to S-methylmethionine permease Mmp1p) yields MTDLAKDLAKDPTQVSENFTQSLYTDEDGSRSLFTRVKDSFKRQELVETEGIDLDTYSMTDYQRTNYLLAKQPYQKNLSQRHLTMIAIGGTLGTGLFIGIGWSLASGPGNLLIGFLLTGLAIFCVVQCAAELSCQYPVSGSFASHVSRFVDPSWGFTVTTNYCLAWSISFPSELIGCAMTIGYWDSSVNPVVWVIIFWLFIMALNLFGVRGFAETEYVLSIFKILAIIIFLIIGVVLICGGGPNSNGYIGTKYWHDPGSFKAPVFKSLCNTFVSAAFSFGGTELVVLTAAESRKVESISRAAKGTFWRVIVFYVSTVVVIGCLVPYTDERLLGGDTSEDIAASPFVIALANTGKFGERVSNFMNAVILIAVLSVCNSCVYAASRVIQSLGASGQLPSICGYVDRKGRPLFGILVVGLFGFLPFIVASNKVSEVFDWLFALCSISSMFIWFSICYSYLRYRWALKKQNRSADEIAYKSMLGIWGAYLGLLLSALLIVGEIYVSLFPLGESPSAEAFFKYCLSIPIMIAVYIGHKSYTGNWKSFVIPLSGIDLDTGLSHSDVEIMKHELEIQRVKLASKPLYYRIFRFWC; encoded by the coding sequence ATGACTGATTTGGCAAAAGATTTGGCTAAAGATCCAACCCAGGTATCTGAGAATTTCACACAATCTTTATATACCGATGAAGATGGCTCTAGATCGTTGTTCACCAGAGTCAAGGATTCTTTCAAGAGACAAGAACTTGTAGAAACTGAGGGCATAGATTTAGACACTTACAGTATGACAGATTACCAAAGGACTAATTATCTTTTAGCTAAGCAACCATATCAGAAAAATTTGTCACAGAGACATTTGACGATGATTGCTATTGGGGGGACGTTGGGAACAGGTCTCTTCATCGGTATCGGTTGGTCATTAGCATCGGGACCTGGTAATTTATTGATTGGATTTTTGCTTACTGGGTTGGCTATCTTTTGTGTTGTTCAGTGTGCTGCAGAATTATCATGTCAATATCCTGTTTCAGGGTCCTTTGCATCTCACGTATCAAGATTTGTAGACCCATCCTGGGGTTTCACCGTCACTACGAATTATTGTTTGGCATGGTCCATCTCTTTCCCGTCTGAACTTATTGGTTGTGCAATGACCATTGGTTATTGGGATAGCTCCGTTAACCCCGTAGTATGGGTCATCATATTTTGGTTATTCATCATGGCATTGAATCTATTTGGTGTTAGAGGTTTCGCAGAAACTGAATATGTCTTGTCTATCTTTAAAATCCTTGCCATCATAatatttttgatcattGGAGTAGTCCTTATATGTGGTGGTGGACCTAACTCCAACGGATACATTGGAACCAAGTACTGGCATGATCCTGGGTCTTTCAAGGCGCCAGTTTTCAAATCACTATGTAACACATTCGTGTCTGCAGCCTTTTCCTTTGGTGGTACTGAATTAGTGGTTTTAACTGCAGCAGAATCAAGGAAAGTGGAATCAATATCTAGAGCAGCAAAGGGAACCTTCTGGAGAGTGATAGTCTTTTACGTGTCAACTGTTGTTGTTATCGGTTGTTTAGTACCTTACACTGATGAGAGATTACTCGGAGGTGACACCTCAGAGGATATCGCTGCATCACCCTTCGTCATCGCATTGGCAAACACAGGAAAATTCGGTGAAAGAGTGTCAAACTTCATGAATGCTGTCATTCTTATTGCTGTGCTCTCCGTTTGTAACTCATGTGTCTATGCTGCATCACGTGTGATACAATCTTTGGGAGCTTCTGGGCAATTACCATCGATTTGTGGATATGTCGATCGTAAGGGTAGACCTTTGTTTGGTATTCTTGTCGTGGGTCTTTTCGGGTTTTTGCCCTTCATTGTGGCTTCGAACAAAGTTAGCGAGGTATTTGATTGGTTGTTTGCCTTATGTTCTATTTCTTCGATGTTCATTTGGTTCTCCATTTGCTATTCTTATTTGCGTTATAGATGGGCAttaaagaaacagaacagAAGTGCCGACGAAATTGCGTACAAATCGATGCTTGGAATTTGGGGGGCTTATTTGGGCTTACTTTTGAGTGCCCTGTTGATCGTAGGTGAAATTTACGTCTCACTTTTCCCTCTCGGCGAATCACCCAGTGCAGAagctttcttcaaatattgtCTATCAATCCCCATAATGATCGCCGTTTACATTGGTCACAAGTCCTATACAGGGAATTGGAAATCATTTGTTATCCCACTCTCTGGTATCGACCTCGATACAGGATTGTCACATAGTGATGTTGAAATAATGAAACATGAATtagaaattcaaagagtcaAACTTGCATCTAAACCACTTTATTATAGAATTTTCAGATTTTGGTGCTAG
- the QDR3 gene encoding Qdr3p (similar to uniprot|P38227 Saccharomyces cerevisiae YBR043C QDR3 Multidrug transporter required for resistance to quinidine barban cisplatin and bleomycin member of the major facilitator superfamily of transporters conferring multiple drug resistance (MFS-MDR)) yields MRDPTELQPVHSLPSLRSGTKSIASDEASEPKQLHSDSRINCGDVADPDIQYIGPNTEKVESLSQKISKISSLRDKSLVVPRSERRGLLANLAIIPEYKDSREYPRHLKSFIVLIIAYGAVMGPMGTSIIFPAIGPLVADFDTSTIMVDVSVGIYLLSLGIFPIWWSSLSEIEGRRTVYVLSFTLLTAFTIGSALSPNISAFIVFRMLQGASSASVQSVGAGTISDLFIPEERGKNLGYYYLGTLMAPLLSPIIGALLVNRWSWRSTQWFMVILAVVNVLLFTLLLPETLRRQDTSAAIAIMLAERKQKLNTSDIENNNGTTIDAEAELPDQNQVDDARFLEEAASQYESQEELKKIRSHTSTICTNIPENNDAVYDTHVPQLSKIRTHDTKIEERIRQNDLLRVQTQLQNEVEKIESSKHTTSDRWKEELYVYLVKPLKSLHFLAYPPVTLAIIFSAISFAILYVVNMTIEYCYTRPPYNFKPLYIGLLYIPNSVTYIIASIYGGRWVDNLLKKYKEMHGIISPEARIGWNVVVAVVTFPIGLLVFGWCLDKKEHWVTPLVGTAIFGFASMMTIGATVSYLVDSLPGRGATGVALNNLIRMILAATSVFITTPMLKGMGVGWTFTMLAILVVVSSGVLVILKWKGDYFRDNYDLQKLYDKLE; encoded by the coding sequence ATGAGGGATCCAACAGAGTTACAACCTGTGCATTCATTGCCATCTTTACGATCCGGTACTAAATCAATAGCAAGCGATGAGGCATCTGAGCCTAAACAATTACATTCAGATAGCAGGATTAACTGTGGTGATGTCGCTGATCCTGATATACAGTATATTGGACCTAATACAGAAAAGGTAGAGTCCTTGAGTCagaaaatttcaaagataagCAGTCTCCGAGATAAGTCCCTTGTTGTTCCCAGATcagaaagaagaggatTGCTTGCGAACCTAGCGATAATCCCGGAATATAAAGACTCTAGAGAGTATCCACGACACTTGAAGTCATTTATCGTACTTATCATTGCATATGGAGCTGTCATGGGTCCCATGGGAACTTCTATTATTTTCCCTGCAATTGGTCCTTTAGTAGCGGATTTCGATACATCGACGATAATGGTCGATGTCTCTGTTGGTATCTATTTATTGAGCCTTGGTATATTTCCAATATGGTGGTCATCTTTATCCGAAATAGAGGGCAGACGTACTGTATATGTACTTTCTTTTACTTTATTGACCGCATTCACTATCGGTAGCGCATTGTCCCCTAACATCTCCGCATTTATTGTATTCCGAATGTTACAAGGCGCATCAAGTGCAAGTGTTCAAAGTGTTGGTGCAGGAACTATATCAGACTTATTTATCCCAGAGGAAAGGGGTAAGAATTTGGGTTACTATTATCTTGGGACCTTGATGGCTCCTTTGCTATCCCCAATTATTGGTGCTTTATTGGTCAATAGATGGTCGTGGAGATCTACACAGTGGTTTATGGTCATACTTGCGGTTGTTAACGTCCTATTATTTACCTTACTATTGCCGGAGACTTTGAGAAGACAGGATACGTCTGCAGCCATAGCTATTATGTTAGCAGAGCGTAAACAGAAGCTTAATACCAGtgatattgaaaacaataatggAACAACAATAGATGCAGAAGCGGAGTTACCTGATCAAAACCAAGTTGATGATGCTAGATTCTTGGAGGAAGCAGCCTCCCAATACGAGTCCCAGgaagaattaaagaagATTCGGTCTCATACTAGTACGATATGTACCAATATACCGGAGAATAACGATGCTGTTTATGATACTCATGTTCCACAGCTTTCTAAGATACGAACACATGATACAAAAatcgaagaaagaatccGTCAAAATGACTTGTTGAGAGTCCAGACACAACTGCAAaatgaagttgaaaagattgaatcGTCAAAGCACACCACTAGTGATCGATGGAAAGAGGAACTCTATGTATATTTGGTAAAGCCATTGAAATCATTACATTTCTTGGCATACCCACCAGTCACATTGGCAATCATATTTAGTGCTATCTCATTTGCCATTCTTTATGTGGTGAATATGACCATCGAATACTGTTACACGCGTCCTCCCTACAATTTCAAACCACTTTACATTGGGTTACTCTATATTCCGAACTCAGTGACGTATATTATTGCATCCATCTATGGTGGTAGGTGGGTCGATaatctattgaaaaagtaTAAGGAAATGCATGGAATTATATCACCTGAGGCTCGTATTGGTTGGAATGTcgttgttgctgttgtaaCTTTCCCAATAGGATTACTAGTCTTTGGATGGTGTTTGGATAAGAAAGAACACTGGGTGACACCCCTCGTAGGTACTGCAATATTTGGTTTTGCATCTATGATGACTATTGGTGCAACAGTTTCATACTTGGTCGATTCTTTGCCCGGAAGAGGTGCCACTGGAGTTGCACTCAACAACCTAATCAGAATGATTCTCGCAGCTACCTCGGTTTTCATAACGACGCCAATGTTAAAGGGAATGGGAGTTGGATGGACTTTCACGATGCTTGCTATACTAGTTGTTGTAAGTAGCGGAGTCCTTGTTATTTTGAAGTGGAAGGGTGACTACTTCCGTGACAATTATGACTTGCAAAAACTTTATGATAAGCTCGAATGA
- the CST26 gene encoding putative acyltransferase (similar to uniprot|P38226 Saccharomyces cerevisiae YBR042C), giving the protein MLVSTILYRTYKVIVTFASMVIFIQGAISILVYQALINAFYSKNLSTRQKLMDLTKKRFILLLVTILSLVAPSHVRITTDNESIPKGTIYMDHHKGRLISKANSNAVVIANHQIYTDWVFLWWLAYVSERAGNVYIMLKKSLESIPLLGSGMTNYKFIFMNRKWEQDRINLSNKLHEIDLDARGVGIIAGNSPTTKTEEGLNIWDEAKVEKKGEQWPYWLMLFPEGTNLSAGTRARNKAFAEKSGLSPFKHVLLPRTTGLKFCLQKLRNSCEYVYDITIAYSGVRAEDYGQDIYKLGNIFLKGKAPKLVDIYIRAIRLDDIPLEDDDEFHSWLFSVWNLKDKLLDNYYKTGSFQLDPDLNHAVTGPCRVSILSLVSILLFPVLTMLPIFYYIGKKATSLVSKDS; this is encoded by the coding sequence ATGTTAGTGAGCACGATACTATATCGAACCTACAAAGTCATTGTGACATTTGCATCAATGGTCATATTCATTCAGGGAGCTATATCCATCTTGGTATACCAAGCTTTGATCAATGCATTTTACAGTAAGAACCTTTCCACAAGGCAGAAGTTAATGGATCTAACGAAGAAACGGTTCATTCTTCTATTGGTGACCATTCTATCGTTGGTGGCGCCTTCCCATGTGAGGATAACAACCGACAATGAATCGATACCGAAGGGAACCATATATATGGATCATCATAAGGGCAGGTTAATATCCAAAGCTAATTCCAATGCAGTGGTTATAGCTAATCACCAAATTTACACTGATTGGGTGTTTTTATGGTGGTTAGCATATGTGTCAGAAAGGGCTGGTAACGTTTACATtatgttgaagaaatcattaGAGTCGATACCACTTCTGGGAAGCGGTATGACAAATTACAAGTTTATATTTATGAATAGAAAGTGGGAACAGGACAGAATCAATCTATCAAATAAATTGCACGAAATAGATTTGGATGCTCGTGGGGTCGGAATCATTGCTGGGAACTCTCCAACGACTAAGACAGAGGAAGGACTTAACATATGGGACGAGGCGAAAGTGGAGAAGAAGGGTGAGCAATGGCCATACTGGTTAATGTTGTTCCCAGAGGGCACAAACCTTAGCGCTGGTACCCGTGCTAGAAATAAGGCATTTGCAGAAAAATCAGGACTTTCTCCATTTAAACATGTTCTACTACCAAGAACCACTGGATTGAAGTTTTGCTTGCAGAAACTTCGCAACAGTTGCGAGTACGTTTATGATATTACAATTGCATATTCAGGCGTTAGAGCTGAAGACTATGGACAAGACATTTACAAACTAGGAAACATATTCCTCAAGGGAAAAGCTCCAAAATTGGTGGACATCTATATCAGAGCGATCAGATTAGACGATATTCCacttgaagatgatgatgaattcCATTCTTGGCTTTTTAGTGTCTGGAACCTCAAGGATAAGTTGCTAGATAATTATTACAAAACAGGAAGTTTCCAACTAGATCCTGATCTTAATCATGCTGTAACAGGACCCTGCAGAGTTAGCATTTTATCCCTTGTTTCCATTTTGCTCTTCCCTGTCTTAACGATGCTTCCCATCTTTTACTATATAGGGAAGAAGGCAACTTCTTTAGTATCTAAAGATTCATAG
- the FAT1 gene encoding long-chain fatty acid transporter FAT1 (similar to uniprot|P38225 Saccharomyces cerevisiae YBR041W FAT1 Fatty acid transporter and very long-chain fatty acyl-CoA synthetase may form a complex with Faa1p or Faa4p that imports and activates exogenous fatty acids), translated as MSDHNNFASTQLLFLIFRTIVRFILIPCKLVTSLLRKLFPAGIMNRLDPNYRWRDDYHIVTYFITSVFKYVWSVYSNRFQYWYVFEAQVRKAPQGLAISYPKPLSVKGDFELQQFTYLETYNIVLRLSHYLFNVHQVKPGDFVALNFTNKPLFIFLWFALWNLGATPAFLNYNILGQPLIHCIQTSNISQVFIDPQAREPMKKTEEDLRKVLPHTQLHYINEDELFNNVLLNEKYPTLRVDDGIRSSQSAKDFEAAMLIYTSGTTGLPKPAIMSWRKSTIGCSLFGRIMRVTQGKTVFTAMPLYHSTAALLGVCAIFAHGGCVAISNKFSTSTFWKQVCMTESTHIQYVGEVCRYLLNSPVSSYEKQHRVEIAYGNGLKTDIWKEFKERFNIKIIGEFYASTESPFATTSLQRGDFGIGACRNYGPFVSMVLSIQQCLVKVNPDDETIIYRNDRGFAETPEVGQPGELLMRIFVPKKPETSFQGYMGNKKDTESKVIRDVFRKGDAWYRSGDLLKADANGLWYFMDRLGDTFRWKSENVSATEVENQIMSFTKTIILEAVVVGVKLPSNEGRAGFAILRLQDPNISIEGKLDLLNNLLPHLKDNLPKYALPIFVEFADKIELTHTHKVAKNLYRNKVLPHGEDGSETLFWLCNYGNYQVLSDEDWKEISNGTNKI; from the coding sequence ATGTCAGATCACAACAATTTCGCCAGTACTCAGCTGCTTTTCTTAATATTCCGAACAATAGTACGGTTTATTTTAATCCCATGCAAACTGGTTACGTCTCTACTACGGAAGCTGTTCCCAGCAGGGATAATGAATCGTTTGGATCCAAACTACCGATGGAGAGATGATTATCACATTGTCACATATTTTATTACGAGCGTTTTCAAGTATGTTTGGTCAGTGTACAGCAATAGATTCCAATATTGGTACGTATTTGAAGCTCAGGTAAGGAAGGCTCCTCAAGGTTTGGCAATTAGCTACCCCAAGCCTCTATCTGTAAAAGGCGATTTCGAGTTGCAACAATTTACTTACCTGGAAACTTACAATATCGTTTTAAGGTTGTCGCATTATTTATTTAATGTACATCAGGTGAAACCTGGAGATTTTGTGGCATTGAATTTTACAAACAAACCACTGTTTATATTCCTATGGTTTGCGTTATGGAACCTTGGTGCCACTCCTGCATTCTTAAATTATAATATTTTAGGTCAACCTTTAATTCATTGCATTCAAACCTCGAATATTAGCCAAGTGTTCATTGATCCACAAGCTCGAGAACCTATgaaaaaaacagaagaagacttGAGAAAAGTATTGCCCCATACCCAGTTGCATTACATCAATGAAGACGAGCTATTCAACAATGTTTTACTCAATGAAAAGTACCCTACTCTAAGAGTGGACGACGGTATTCGGTCCTCTCAATCGGcaaaagattttgaagcTGCAATGCTAATATACACTTCAGGTACCACTGGCCTTCCTAAACCAGCAATTATGTCTTGGAGAAAATCAACAATCGGTTGTTCATTGTTTGGTAGGATAATGCGTGTCACTCAAGGCAAGACGGTCTTTACAGCAATGCCATTGTATCATTCAACTGCAGCATTGTTAGGAGTCTGTGCAATCTTTGCCCATGGTGGTTGTGTTGCCATTTCAAACAAGTTCTCGACATCTACATTCTGGAAACAAGTTTGTATGACCGAGTCCACTCATATCCAGTATGTCGGGGAGGTTTGCCGTTACTTATTGAATTCTCCGGTGAGTTCCTACGAGAAACAGCACCGCGTAGAGATTGCATACGGGAATGGTTTGAAAACGGATATTTGGAAAGAGTTTAAAGAAAGGTTCAATATTAAGATAATTGGAGAATTTTATGCCTCAACTGAATCTCCATTTGCGACCACTTCTCTACAACGTGGTGATTTTGGTATCGGTGCCTGTAGAAATTATGGTCCTTTCGTCAGTATGGTCTTGTCAATTCAGCAGTGTTTGGTGAAAGTTAACCCCGATGATGAAACCATTATTTATAGAAATGATAGAGGATTTGCTGAAACACCGGAAGTTGGTCAACCAGGAGAGTTGTTAATGAGGatttttgttccaaaaaaGCCtgaaacttcttttcaaggTTATATGGGGAACAAAAAAGACACTGAATCAAAGGTCATTAGAGATGTTTTCCGCAAAGGGGACGCTTGGTACAGGTCTGGTGATTTGTTAAAGGCTGATGCCAATGGATTATGGTATTTCATGGATAGATTGGGCGATACCTTCAGGTGGAAATCTGAGAACGTTTCCGCTACCGAAGTTGAAAATCAAATAATGTCCTTCACAAAAACTATCATATTGGAAGCTGTTGTTGTCGGTGTGAAGCTTCCGAGCAACGAAGGAAGAGCTGGCTTTGCAATTTTGAGATTACAAGACCCAAATATTTCTATTGAAGGCAAACTCGATTTGCTCAACAATCTATTGCCGCATTTGAAAGACAACCTACCCAAATACGCCTTACCAATATTCGTAGAATTTGCAGATAAAATCGAACTAACGCATACTCACAAGGTAGCAAAAAACCTTTATAGAAATAAGGTTCTTCCACATGGAGAGGATGGCTCCGAAACTTTATTCTGGTTATGCAATTATGGGAACTATCAAGTACTCTCCGATGAGGATTGGAAGGAAATTTCGAATGGCACAAATAAGATATAG